The nucleotide window CATCCCTGTGGACAAATGGAACTATTTAGTTATATCGAGAAAAAAATGGATTCAACTCTATCAAAAGATAGTTGAACCCAAGGCAAACCCATCTAAATTCTGGTGTAAAAAAACGACTCATCAAGTTCTCAAACAAGAGTAAAATTACCTGCGATCGCGCAGCGCCACTTCGTGATCGCTTCTCATCCTTTCTACTCCCTAGAACAAAAGCTAATATTTCTCTAAAATCCGATTTCGAGTTCTTCAACAGTCTAAAGACGAGGACGAAAAAGAAATTGTATTAGCTGCATAATTGAGTTTTTTTTAAAAGATATAATACCAATTCTTAAATATCAAACTACCATTTGTGACAACTTAAGGTTGTAAGCCAGATGTCAAGAGAGTTTGAAAACAAGTAGAGTTTTCCTAATCAGTAAAAAATGGAAGAAATAAGGTTAAAAATTAATTACTGTAAATTCTACGCTAATTAATTTTATTTTTTTATTCCTATCAGCAACAGAGATGTTACTCATTATTTCTGTTAATTACTATTATTTTTTTACCAGCTTTTTTAGATTTTTTTCAAAAACAACTTCAAGATTTTTAGACATAAATCAGAGATTTAGACGAAAAGAAAAACTCAGGACTATTCTTTTGTTTTTCAGGAAAAGGTGCTACAATTAATTTAGTGTTATTTTTTCGTATTTGTTTGACAATTCCTACATCTTTATTTTCAGGAGAAGCAAAATACTTCACAGGGTCTGTCGCTTCACCTTTCTGATTAGCTACTCCGAAATGATAAAGACCACGATAAATCATTTCTAATGAAATGCAGTCACAGGGTAAAGAAAGTTCATCCGCTACGGCATCTCCCAAATCAATTAAAATGCCATAAAACAGCCATGTTCCCCATATCTGTAGTTTGACCCCATTGATTGAACCAACCCATAAATAACTTAAACCTAAAAGTCGTTTAACGGTGTTAAATGCTTCTTCGATTCGCCATCTTTTTCGATATAAATCGGCCACCACATAGGGAGGTAAATTTTCAGGTTCTAAAACTGAAGTCAAGTAAGAATGCCAAACTTTACCTGACTTTACTTCAACCAAACGTAGAGTTATATAAGGAGTTGTTTTAGTCCCAGACCCCAGACCCCAGACTTATCTTACGGTCACGCAGAGAATAGCCCTCTGTAAAAACTTCTAATACTTTAATGGCTGCACCTTTTTTTATCCGACTTATAAAATGAATGTTTTGGGCTATTAATTGGAGCCAAAAAGAGAAATGATAAAAACCTCTATCTAACAATAATAAAGTTGAAGGTGTTACTAACCCTAATAAATCTTCTTCAAATTTCGTATCATTAGTTTTCGGGTTCTCTTTAAACCAAATTTCTACGGGTAGTCTAGTCACTAAGTCAATAACTACTCCAATTTTTCCAGCTAATTTACCTTGGGGAACATCCGAATATACTTTTTAATTTTTTGAATAAAGCTTCTAGAGTTGAACCATCTGCTATCCAAATTTTTTCAAATTTAGTTAAAGTGAATTGAACACTTTCTGGGAGTGGCCGCCTATTTCTACTGTGCCATTTTTCCTTTAATAATGGTAGTATTTCTTTAAAAACTTTTTCAAACAATTCAGCCGGAAAAGTTAAAAATCTTTTTGATAAAGCCTGTTGACTAACTTTTTGGGAGTCACACCACAAAAAACCTTCTCTGGCTAATATTCTTGTTAATTCCCTAACCCCTGCTACGTCTCTCCACAACATCGTTAATATAGCCGCCACCATTAGGGGAAGGGTCAATATTCTGTCTCGCAGACCTAACTGGCGGCAATATTTTTTCTGTTTTTCCAGTGCTGGAGTTAATAAAGCCGCTATTTGGGACGAAATTACTTCATCTTCCATTATAGGGCGTTGTTGCCTTTTGGCGTGGTCGCGGTTGGCTTTTCGACTCATTGGAAGTTAATCATAGTTTCTCTCTTCTTATTTTAGGATAAAGTTAGTCTTTCCTTTCCCTTCCGCCCCTAATCATCTGAAAACTTTCCTTGACATCTGTTTTATTCTCTTAAGTTGTCACAAATGATCAAACTACAGGTTTTGATGCGTCGGGGACGCATCCTACAATTAGAGTTCAAATTTGGTATAAGGTGGGCAGTGCCCACCCTACAAACTATAGCACTACGCATTAAGTTTAGGACATTAGTTTTTAGCCTGTTCCCCCCTTATCAAGGGGGGTTAGGGGGGATCAAAACGTCCTAACCCTAGCAAGTAGCACTATATTATAAATAAATAACTCCCCTCTCCAGGAAAAAAATAACCTTCTTCTTTCCCCCCTCCTGTAGGAGGGGTTGGGGGAGGTGGAGAGGGGTTAGGGGGAGAGGTCAACACTATGCCATTAACATTTCTGCGGTTAACCGTTTAAAGGTCAATCTTTCGTCTTCAACCTCGACAAAGATTGTATCACCTTGCTTAAATTCACCCCGAAGAATTGCCTTAGCAATAGCTGTCTCTAAATATCGTTGTACAGCACGTTTTAACGGTCTTGCACCATAAACCGGATCGTAACCAATTTCCGCTAAATAATCTAACGCTTCTTCTGACAACTTCAGAGACAATTTTTGTTCTGCTAGACGATCTTCTAACCGCTTCACTTGCAGTTTAATAATTTCTCGTAATTGAGATTTTTGTAAACTGTGGAAGATAATAATTTCATCAACTCGGTTGAGAAATTCAGGACGGAAACTATTTCGCATTGCGTCCATAACTCTCGATCGCATCTCATCATAACGAGAATCATCGCCGGCAACATCTAAAATGTACTGTGACCCAATATTACTGGTCATAATAATGATAGTATTCTTAAAGTCTACAGTCCGTCCTTGAGCATCGGTTAAGCGTCCATCATCGAGAATTTGCAACATCACATTAAACACATCATTATGCGCTTTCTCGATCTCATCAAAAAGGATAACCGAATAAGGTCGCCGTCTGATTGCTTCTGTCAGTTGTCCCCCTTCTTCATATCCTACATATCCCGGAGGCGCACCTAATAAGCGAGAAACCGTATGCTTTTCCATATATTCAGACATATCAATTCTTACTAACGCCTCTTCAGTATCAAATAAATTAGCGGCCAATGCTTTTGCTAACTCAGTTTTACCGACTCCAGTAGGCCCTAAAAAGATAAAACTAGCAGTAGGACGGTTAGGATCAGCTAAACCAGCGCGAGACCGTTGGATCGCATCAGCAACCGCCGTCACCGCTTCATCTTGTCCGACAACTTTTTGATGCAATTCATCTTCTAAATGGAGGAGTTTTTCTTTTTCAGATTCCACTAATTTAGTGATGGGTATTCCTGTCCACTTAGAAATAATTTCGGCAATATCAGACTCTAAAACCTCTTCGCGCAACAAGGTTTTACCCGTTGTTTGTCTTTCTTCTATTTGGGTTTCTAATTCTTTCACTTGTCGCTGTAGGTCAGTTAATTTACCATAGCGCAACTCAGCCGCTTTATTATAGTCATAATCCCGTTCCGCCTGTTGAACTTCTACATTAACTTGTTCAATATCTTTTTTAACAGTACGAAGCTGATCGATGACTTCTTTTTCTGCTTGCCATTGTGCGTTAAATCGCGCTTGTTCTTCTTTTAGATCGGCGAGTTCTTTTTCTAACTTTTCCAGTCTTTCTCTCGATAAACGATCTTCTTCTTTTTGTAAAGATAGACGTTCCATTTCTAATTGAAGAATCTTGCGATCGACTTCATCTAATTCTTCCGGTTTAGACGTAATTTCCATCTTTAATTTAGCTGCCGATTCGTCAACTAAATCAATCGCTTTATCCGGTAAAAAGCGATCGCTAATATAACGATTCGATAACACTGCTGCCGCAACTAAAGCGGTATCAGAAATTTTCACCCCATGATGGACTTCATAGCGTTCTTTAAGACCCCGTAAAATAGAAATCGTATCCACAACATTCGGTTCATCCACATAAACCGATTGAAAACGCCGTTCTAAGGCCGCATCTTTCTCGATATATTTACGGTATTCATCTAAGGTTGTCGCCCCAATACAGCGCAATTCTCCCCGTGCTAACATGGGTTTAAGTGGCGTTGCATCATTGCGAGATGATTTATAATTGGAGAGAAAATTTTAATTCGGCGATCGCGGAAAAAAGGAATGCAAATTAGTTGTCCAAAATGTGCCTCTAATAATATTAGAAAAAACGGTCATAGACGAGGGAAACAAAACCATCAATGTCAAGATTGTGGACGGCAATTTATTGATTGTTATTCTCAAGTAGGTTATCCTAAAGAAGTCAAAGAAAACTGTTTGACTATGTATGTAAATGGCAATGGATTTAGAGCAATTGAGAGAATAACGAAGGTCAATCATAACACTGTAATCCGTTGGGTCAGACAAGTAGGGATTAAACTATCAAATCAGAAAGAAACTTCTAGTATTCCTGATGTGGCTCAGTTAGACGAATTACAAACATTTGTTGGTAAAAAAAAATAAAAGATGGATCTGGACATCTGTTGATAAGGATAATCAAGGTATTTTAGAATATGTAATTGGAGATAGAAGTTCAGATACCTTTGAAGGATTATGGAACAAAATCAAACATTGGAATTGTTATTTTTGGATAACGGATGGCTATAAAGTTTATCCAAATTTTATTCCAGATGGAGACCAAATTATTAGTAAAATATATATGACAAGAGTTGAAGGAGAGAACAGTCGATTACGACATTACTTGGCCAGACTACATCGTAAAACTTTTTGTTATTCAAAGTCAGATGAAATGTTATTTTTATCGGTTAAACTACTTGCTTATTACTTAAAAAATAAGAATCTGTCTCTAATTATTTAAGTCTCAATGAAAATTCCTCTTATTAAGCGATCGCTTTAATTAAATCCCTTTGAAAACTTAGGAGAAAACGGTAGATCATCCCGCAATGATGCAACGCCGTTTAAGTAAATTACTCGCATCCATCGCGCCTTGAGTCGCACCCGCACCGACAACGGTATGAATTTCATCAATAAACAGAATAATATTTCCTTGAGAGTCGGTGACTTCTTTGAGGACTGCTTTAAGACGTTCTTCAAATTCTCCGCGATACTTAGCACCGGCAATTAAACCCCCTAAATCTAAAGCGATTAATTTACGATCTCTTAAAGATTCAGGAACATCTCGGTTAATAATACGCTGTGCGAGTCCTTCGACAATAGCGGTTTTACCTACCCCAGGTTCACCAATTAACACCGGATTATTTTTCGTCCGACGGGAGAGAATTTGAATCGTGCGGCGAACTTCGTCATCTCGTCCAATCACCGGATCAAGTTTTCCTTCTTTAGCGAGTTGGGTTAAATCTCGCCCATATTTTTCTAATGCTTCGTATTTTCCTTCTGGGTTTTGGTCTGTCACTTTTTGAGTCCCCCTAACTTGTTTAATGGTCTCTTTCAGTTTATTTTCGCTTAGACCAAATTCTTTAAATAATGCTTGACCAAAGCGGTCATCTTTAGCATAAGCTAATATTAGATGTTCAATGGAAATATAATCATCATCGAATTCTTTGCGGAATCCTTCAGCGCGGTCTAATAAAGTATCTAAACTGCGTCCTAGATAAACTGACTCACTAGGATTAGACAGTTGAGGTTGGCGGCGCATAAACTCATCAGTTTTATCCCGCAACCGTTGGACACTGAGATTAACTTTGGTAAAAATACTGCTGGCCAGTCCCTCTTGTTCGAGTAGGGACTTCATTAAGTGTTCACTTTCGATTTGTTGATGTTTGTTTTGTTTAGCGATATCCGGAGTTTTAACGATCGCTTGCCATGCTTTTTCTGTAAATTGATTAGGATTAGTCGGTTGCATTTCTTCTATAGTAGTCTATTCATACATCATCTTTCTATTTGTTATTGTAGTTTTTTTCTATCTATCGGGTTAGACGGTATTCCCTACTTTTTCAGGATGGTTTTTAGGATAAATACGGTTTAAGTTCGGGAAATACAACCAAATGTGAGATTAAAAGTACAATGAATTAAAAACTCTGCCTTGGATGTTTCCCAGTTATCGTTAGATAACGATCATTATTAGCTCCCTCAACAAGATTACAAGGCAATTTACAGCAACAGGTGCAAGATCACTTTGAAATGACTTTGGACAAGAAGCGATCGATACTTTACTTAAACGAATGGAAGATTAGTCAGAAATCTTTTTAAAAAAAAACTTAAAAAACAAGCCAACCGATTGGTTAAGTTAACTGACATGAATCCAGAAATAATGACCTTAATTTTACCTGAAGATATCCCTTAAATTATTTTTTTATGAAAATCAGTATGCGAAACGTAAAATAAAATAAGTTTGTAGTAGGGCTTTAGCCCTTACTTTTTGTCTTTTTATTCCAAATAAAAACTCTTTTTAAATTTTAATTTAATTGATTAACCAACTATTTATAAATTTTTTATGTAGTGATATTTTTAAAATTATTCTTCTTGAAAAATCGACGTTAAATCTAAAACAAAATCCGGTAAAATATCTTCTCCAGAGACAGTAGAGGGAGAAGATAACAATTCAACAACTTGACCTAAACGATATATTTCAACAGCCCGATTTTGGGGATCAATTAACCAACCTAATCTAAGTCCATTATCAAGATATTCTTGCATTTTTTCCCGTAATTTTTCTAAATCATCTGTCTGAGATCTCAACTCAATTAAAAAATCAGGACAAATAGGGGGGAATTTTTTACGCTCAGTTGTAGATAAACTTTGCCATCTTTCTAGACTTATCCAAGCGGCATCTGGCGATCGATCTCCTCCTTTGGGTAATTTAAACCCTGTTGAAGAACTAAAAACAACGCCTAACTTTTTTTGACGATTCCAATTATTAAGATCTGTAATTATATCGGCTTCTTTTTGCCCACTTTCTCCCCCAGTCGGTGACATTATAATTAAATCTCCTGATGCCGTTCTCTCAAAACGTAAATCTTGATTAGTTTGGCAAATTTCATAAAATTGGTCATCTGTTAATCGAATGGCCGGACTTAAATTGAGTATAATGGAACTCATCATTACATTATAGGATCAGTCTTTTATTTTAATAAATACTAAAAAATAAGGTAAAAGTTGGGACAAAGCCCAACTCTAAACTTCTTGACTTTATAACCAATAAAGTTTATAATTAA belongs to Gloeothece citriformis PCC 7424 and includes:
- a CDS encoding IS1 family transposase (programmed frameshift), whose amino-acid sequence is MSCPKCASNNIRKNGHRRGKQNHQCQDCGRQFIDCYSQVGYPKEVKENCLTMYVNGNGFRAIERITKVNHNTVIRWVRQVGIKLSNQKETSSIPDVAQLDELQTFVGKKKNKRWIWTSVDKDNQGILEYVIGDRSSDTFEGLWNKIKHWNCYFWITDGYKVYPNFIPDGDQIISKIYMTRVEGENSRLRHYLARLHRKTFCYSKSDEMLFLSVKLLAYYLKNKNLSLII
- a CDS encoding Uma2 family endonuclease gives rise to the protein MSSIILNLSPAIRLTDDQFYEICQTNQDLRFERTASGDLIIMSPTGGESGQKEADIITDLNNWNRQKKLGVVFSSSTGFKLPKGGDRSPDAAWISLERWQSLSTTERKKFPPICPDFLIELRSQTDDLEKLREKMQEYLDNGLRLGWLIDPQNRAVEIYRLGQVVELLSSPSTVSGEDILPDFVLDLTSIFQEE